A single Vigna radiata var. radiata cultivar VC1973A chromosome 8, Vradiata_ver6, whole genome shotgun sequence DNA region contains:
- the LOC106769691 gene encoding uncharacterized protein LOC106769691, with product MSAFMSISHNLKPSVLVSPSLHHSSSFPILLSSKQPFSLTHPLNLTRRIFLPSVSGIWDALTGANNNAREAVLAIRRGMSLFRQGDVSGSLVEFDKAIQLDPRQKAYLWQRGLSLYYLNRFEEGAEQFRFDVAQNPNDTEESIWCFLCEAQLYGVDEARKRFLEVGIDPRPVMREAYNLFKDGGDPEKLVAAFSGGRDSEYFYASLYAGLYYESQNDIDAAKVHIVAACQSSYGQRSDDYMAALSKVHCQCRNWVFN from the exons ATGTCAGCCTTCATGTCCATTTCCCACAACCTTAAACCCTCCGTATTGGTGTCTCCTTCTCTTCACCACTCTTCCTCATTCCCAATACTATTGTCTTCCAAACAACCCTTCTCTCTCACTCATCCTTTAAACCTCACACGAAGAATCTTCCTTCCCTCGGTTTCCGGCATCTGGGACGCTCTCACCGGCGCTAATAACAATGCCCGTGAAGCCGTTCTCGCAATTCGACGCGGAATGTCTCTTTTCCGTCAG GGTGATGTTTCGGGGTCTCTTGTGGAGTTCGACAAGGCAATTCAGTTGGATCCTCGTCAAAAGGCGT ATCTTTGGCAAAGGGGCTTGTCACTTTACTACCTTAATCG ATTTGAAGAGGGAGCTGAGCAGTTTCGATTTGATGTTGCGCAAAATCCAAATGACACGGAAGAGTCCATATGGTGCTTTCTGTGTGAAGCTCAACTATATGGAGTGGATGAAGCAAGGAAGCGATTTCTTGAG GTTGGCATAGACCCGAGGCCAGTCATGCGGGAAGCATATAACCTGTTCAAAGATGGTGGGGATCCTGAAAAG CTTGTAGCTGCATTCTCTGGTGGAAGAGATAGTGAGTATTTTTATGCTTCATTATATGCTGGGCTTTATTACGAATCTCAG AATGACATAGATGCTGCTAAAGTTCACATAGTTGCTGCATGCCAGTCTTCTTATGGGCAAAG GTCTGATGATTATATGGCAGCTCTTTCCAAGGTTCACTGTCAATGTCGGAATTGGGTGTTCAACTAA
- the LOC106771172 gene encoding phospholipase D zeta 1: MSSEPLIPPSEALTTSHSFRRCGETVWIFDELPKATVVSVSRPDTGDISSILLSYTIQLQYKQFNWRLVKKASQLLYLQFCLRKRAIIEDFHDRQEQLKEWLQNLGIADQTVIEHEDEEPDDGAVPLLHEDSVKNRYVPSVAALPIIRPSLGGQQSIANRAKVAMQGYLNHFLENLDIVNSQEVCRFLEVSKLSFIQEYGPKLKEGYVMVKHLSNISQELDVSCFPCNWFRCCNNSWKKVWAVLKPGFLALLDDPFSNKLLDIIIFDILPSSDGAGGTKAYLADPIKGRNPLRYSFKVTSGNRSILLRTTSSPKVKAWVAAINEASLRPLEGWCCPHRFGSFAPIRGLTEDGSQAQWFVDGHAAFEAIATSIQDAKSEIFITGWWLCPELYLRRPFDSFSTSRLDSLLEEKAKQGVQIYVLLYKEVSLALKINSSYSMRRLLKIHENVKVLRYPDHFAARVYLWSHHEKLVIIDYKICYIGGLDLCFGRYDTPEHKVGDCPSVIWPGKDYYNPRESEPNSWEDTMKDELNRKKYPRMPWHDVHCALWGPPCRDIARHFVQRWNHAKRTKAPNEHEIPLLMPHHHMVLPHYMGRSREMDIEEKKDEDKRKETVQQDSFSSESPLQDIPLLLPQEADGIVTSNGDYTNFSEISPWMEDETPVSDTQTKGFEDGVVPLHLGAQSFVDVLDDWWEAPEGTNDDTTLEYGQVGPCITCHCQVIRSVSQWSAGTSQPEESIHTAYCSLIEKAKHFIYIENQFFISGLSGDDTIQNRILEALYRRILQAHKEQKDFRVIVVIPLLPGFQGGLDDGGAATVRALTHWQYRTISREKHSILYSLETILGPKSHDYISFYGLRSHGRLYENGPVATSQVYVHSKLMIIDDRVSFIGSSNINDRSLLGLRDSEIGVLIEDKEYVESLMNGKPWKAGKFSYSLRCSLWSEXLGLHTGEISKISDPVVDTTYKDLWSATAKENAGIYHEVFACIPNDEIHSRAALRQSMVQLKEKLGHNTIDMGIAPDKLVCHENGEIKTIDPIDRLKSVKGHLVSFPLEFMREEDLRPAVMESEFYVAPQVYH; this comes from the exons ATGTCGTCTGAGCCGCTGATTCCACCGTCGGAAGCATTGACAACTTCTCATTCTTTCAGGCGATGCGGCGAAACGGTGTGGATTTTCGATGAGTTGCCCAAGGCCACCGTCGTTTCCGTGTCGAGGCCAGACACCGGAGACATTAGCTCAATACTCCTTTCTTATACCATTCAGTTGCAGTACAAACAG TTTAACTGGCGTCTAGTGAAGAAGGCATCACAACTTCTTTATTTACAGTTCTGTCTGCGAAAACGTGCAATTATTGAAGATTTCCATGACAGGCAAGAACAG TTGAAAGAATGGCTCCAAAACTTGGGAATAGCAGATCAAACGGTAATAGAACATGAAGATGAAGAACCTGATGATGGAGCTGTGCCTTTACTTCATGAAGACAGTGTTAAAAACAG ATATGTTCCATCCGTTGCTGCTCTACCAATAATTCGTCCATCACTAGGAGGGCAGCAGTCAATTGCAAATAGAGCCAAAGTCGCAATGCAGGGTTATTTGAACCATTTTTTAGAAAACTTGGATATTGTGAATTCTCAAGAG GTCTGCAGGTTTTTGGAAGTCTCCAAGCTATCCTTTATACAGGAGTATGGTCCAAAACTGAAAGAGGGATATGTAATGGTGAAGCATTTGTCAAATATTTCACAGGAGTTGGACGTATCATGTTTCCCTTGCAATTGGTTTCGTTGCTGTAATAACAGCTGGAAGAAG GTATGGGCTGTTTTGAAACCTGGGTTTTTGGCCCTCTTGGATGATCCCTTCAGCAACAAACTACtcgatataattatttttgataTCCTCCCTTCCTCTGATGGAGCTGGAGGGACCAAAGCATATTTGGCTGATCCTATAAAAGGACGCAATCCTTTGCGTTATTCATTCAAG GTTACTAGTGGAAATAGGAGCATATTGTTGAGAACTACCAGTAGTCCTAAAGTAAAAGCTTGGGTTGCTGCAATAAATGAAGCTAGTCTGAGACCACTTGAAGGTTGGTGTTGTCCTCATCGCTTTGGTTCCTTTGCTCCCATTAGAGGCTTGACTGAAGATGGGAGTCAAGCCCAATGGTTTGTTGATGGACATGCTGCATTTGAAGCTATTGCCACTTCAATTCAAGATGCAAAGTCAGAG ATCTTCATCACGGGCTGGTGGCTATGCCCAGAGCTATATCTGAGGCGACCTTTTGATAGTTTTTCTACCTCTCGGTTAGATTCCTTACTAGAAGAAAAGGCTAAGCAAGGGGTTCAG ATTTACGTGCTTCTCTACAAGGAGGTTTCTTTAGCTTTGAAAATCAACAGCTCGTACAGTATGAGAAGACTGCTAAAAATTCATGAGAATGTGAAGGTATTGCGCTATCCAGATCATTTCGCTGCTCGTGTGTATTTATG GTCTCACCatgaaaaacttgtaattattgATTACAAGATTTGCTATATTGGAGGATTAGATTTATGCTTTGGTCGGTATGACACACCTGAACATAAAGTGGGTGACTGCCCTTCTGTAATATGGCCCGGAAAGGACTACTACAACCcaag GGAATCTGAGCCAAATTCATGGGAAGACACCATGAAAGATGAATTGAATCGCAAGAAATATCCCCGTATGCCGTGGCATGATGTCCATTGTGCTCTTTGGGGACCTCCCTGTCGTGACATTGCTCGTCATTTTGTCCAACGTTGGAACCATGCTAAG AGAACCAAAGCTCCAAATGAACATGAAATTCCTCTACTCATGCCTCACCATCACATGGTCCTTCCTCATTACATGGGAAGAAGCAGAGAGATGgacattgaagaaaagaaagatgaagacaaaaggaaagaaactgTCCAGCAAGATTCATTTTCTTCAGAGTCTCCATTGCAAGATATACCACTACTTTTACCGCAAGAAGCTGATGGAATTGTTACTTCAAATGGAGATTATACAAATTTTAGTGAAATTTCTCCATGGATGGAGGACGAAACTCCAGTTTCAGACACACAGACGAAAGGTTTTGAAGATGGAGTTGTTCCTTTACACTTGGGAGCACAATCTTTTGTCGATGTTCTAGATGATTGGTGGGAAGCACCAGAAGGCACCAATGATGACACTACTTTGGAGTATGGACAAGTTGGTCCATGCATCACCTGTCATTGCCAG GTAATCAGAAGTGTCAGCCAGTGGTCTGCTGGAACAAGTCAGCCGGAAGAAAGCATTCACACGGCATATTGTTCCCTTATTGAAAAAGCAAAACATTTTATCTACATTGAG AACCAATTTTTCATATCAGGTCTATCAGGGGATGACACAATACAGAACCGTATTTTGGAAGCTTTATATAGGCGTATCTTGCAAGCCCACAAAGAACAGAAAGATTTTAGAGTTATAGTAGTGATTCCCCTCTTACCTGGCTTCCAG GGTGGTCTAGATGACGGTGGTGCTGCTACTGTGAGAGCCTTAACACATTGGCAGTATAGAACGATTTCTAGAGAAAAGCACTCGATACTATACAGTCTTGAAACCATACTTGGTCCTAAGAGTCATGATTATATTTCTTTCTATGGTTTACGATCTCATGGTAGACTCTATGAAAATGGTCCTGTGGCTACAAGTCAG GTGTATGTGCACAGTAAATTGATGATAATTGATGATCGTGTATCTTTTATTGGATCATCTAATATAAATGACCGCAGTTTGCTTGGTTTAAGAGACTCTGAG ATTGGAGTGCTTATAGAAGATAAAGAATATGTTGAGTCTTTGATGAATGGAAAGCCATGGAAGGCTGGAAAATTTTCCTATAGCCTCCGCTGCTCCTTATGGTCTGAGCANCTTGGTCTTCATACCGGAGAG ATCAGTAAAATCAGTGATCCGGTGGTAGATACAACCTACAAGGACTTGTGGTCAGCAACTGCAAAG GAAAATGCTGGTATATACCATGAGGTCTTTGCTTGCATTCCCAACGATGAAATACACTCAAG AGCTGCACTTCGGCAAAGCATGGTTCAGTTGAAAGAAAAACTTGGTCATAACACCATAGATATGGGAATAGCCCCTGATAAGTTGGTCTGTCATGAGAATGGAGAAATCAAAACAATAGACCCAATAGATAGGTTGAAGTCTGTGAAGGGACACCTTGTTTCCTTTCCTTTGGAGTTCATGAGAGAGGAAGATCTAAGACCAGCTGTTATGGAGAGCGAGTTTTATGTTGCTCCTCAAGTCTATCATTGA